The following proteins are encoded in a genomic region of Cryptomeria japonica chromosome 11, Sugi_1.0, whole genome shotgun sequence:
- the LOC131073614 gene encoding naringenin,2-oxoglutarate 3-dioxygenase encodes MAPSAPAAEESVISLAESGVKKLPTSFLKDEDERSTVPHNVFCPDLPLISLLNVNGSERERERIRAQVKTACEEWGIFQVVDHGVPTDLSNLIMKDAMDFFALPLEEKSQYALKPGTYLGYGNGSFIKNDPLMDWRELYVTRCLPRDTNLWPDKPPTMRKTIGDYSDAMVELVRDLLELVSEALGLEKKAIENALGDAEQKLLLNYYPKCPQPDMTLGLKRHTDPGTITLLLQDKVGGLQVTKDDGKTWVTVEPIEGAFVVNLGDQMHVLSNGICKSADHRAVVNSSTTRLSIVTFHNPNPNSVVYPLDGLVNDEHPTKFQRYIYKEFYARKMTKHIQEREERLSRRKETCGKDDGSV; translated from the exons ATGGCTCCTTCTGCCCCAGCTGCAGAAGAAAGTGTGATAAGTTTGGCAGAATCAGGAGTGAAAAAGCTGCCCACAAGCTTTTTGAAGGACGAGGATGAACGTTCCACAGTTCCCCACAACGTATTCTGCCCTGATCTTCCACTCATATCGCTCTTGAACGTTAATGGctctgaaagagaaagagagaggataAGAGCCCAAGTGAAAACTGCCTGTGAAGAGTGGGGAATATTTCAGGTTGTAGATCATGGAGTTCCCACGGATCTTTCCAACCTCATCATGAAAGACGCCATGGATTTCTTCGCCCTCCCTTTGGAGGAGAAATCCCAGTATGCTTTGAAGCCCGGAACCTATCTTGGCTATGGCAATGGCAGTTTTATCAAGAATGATCCTCTCATGGATTGGAGAGAGCTCTACGTTACTAGATGTTTGCCTCGCGATACAAATCTCTGGCCTGATAAGCCACCCACCATGCG GAAGACTATTGGAGATTACAGCGACGCTATGGTAGAGTTGGTAAGAGATTTGCTGGAGCTGGTGTCTGAAGCGTTGGGGTTGGAGAAAAAGGCCATAGAGAATGCTTTGGGAGATGCAGAGCAGAAGCTTCTTCTCAATTACTACCCAAAATGCCCACAACCTGACATGACGCTGGGTTTAAAGAGGCACACAGATCCAGGGACCATTACTTTGCTGCTTCAAGATAAAGTTGGTGGCCTGCAAGTCACCAAGGACGATGGCAAAACTTGGGTCACAGTGGAGCCCATTGAGGGGGCATTTGTAGTGAATTTGGGAGACcaaatgcat GTGTTAAGCAATGGTATTTGCAAGAGCGCGGATCATCGAGCAGTGGTGAATTCAAGCACAACACGATTGTCCATTGTAACTTTCCACAATCCAAACCCTAATTCTGTGGTTTATCCACTGGATGGGCTGGTTAATGATGAGCATCCAACTAAGTTTCAGCGTTATATCTACAAAGAGTTTTATGCAAGGAAAATGACCAAACATATTCAGGAGAGAGAGGAAAGACTATCGAGGAGGAAGGAAACCTGTGGCAAAGATGATGGGAGTGTTTGA